In the genome of Bacillus sp. S3, one region contains:
- a CDS encoding cytosine permease, whose protein sequence is MRRDGEYQSWYSLGIIWAGAMICIPSLLVGNALISGMSLPKALLVTFVGYSVVVILMILQGIQSSDLGRPTVQVAGHVFGKKGSRTILSIILAIACLGWFGIQANVCGAALASLLAVYDISVPVPFASLICGLVMVVSAIYGIKVLRILSYIAVPLLVVICVYGLIHTLTGGNLQAIQNYTPKGNMSFMDGLAVTIGSFALGAVIAGDYSQFSKKRSDVLKAATFGIIPAGVLMIGVGAVLTIAYQTSDITGIFLKIATPFIGGVALILATWKTNLVNAISGGIALINVFNVSKEKEKLAVGIAGTIGTLLAVVGILNFFTPIMSILSAMIPPVAGVMIASYWVMNKGDKNSWREMEGVNWLGVFSWLVGAVIASIPVVLSLFPSLPHVSNQPLIGIIISFVIYFAGHRISAQKTVILEENR, encoded by the coding sequence ATGAGAAGGGATGGAGAATATCAGTCGTGGTATAGTTTGGGAATTATCTGGGCAGGCGCAATGATTTGTATACCAAGTCTGTTAGTAGGGAATGCACTTATTTCTGGTATGAGCTTACCTAAAGCATTGCTCGTTACTTTTGTTGGATATTCCGTTGTAGTAATCCTTATGATTTTGCAAGGGATTCAAAGTAGTGATTTAGGAAGACCGACCGTTCAAGTCGCAGGACATGTGTTTGGAAAAAAGGGATCTCGAACGATATTATCGATTATTTTAGCCATTGCTTGCTTAGGCTGGTTTGGGATCCAGGCCAATGTTTGCGGGGCAGCGTTAGCTAGTTTGTTAGCTGTGTATGATATTAGTGTTCCTGTCCCATTTGCTTCTTTAATTTGTGGTTTAGTAATGGTGGTTTCTGCCATTTACGGAATCAAAGTGCTGCGGATATTAAGTTATATTGCCGTCCCTTTATTGGTTGTCATTTGTGTATATGGTTTAATTCACACGCTGACTGGAGGAAATTTGCAGGCTATTCAGAACTACACACCTAAAGGCAATATGAGTTTTATGGACGGACTTGCGGTAACGATTGGTTCGTTTGCATTGGGTGCCGTAATAGCTGGTGATTATTCTCAATTTTCGAAAAAACGTTCAGATGTTTTGAAAGCTGCAACCTTTGGAATCATCCCCGCGGGAGTGTTAATGATTGGTGTAGGGGCTGTATTAACCATTGCTTATCAAACAAGTGATATCACGGGCATCTTTCTAAAAATAGCCACTCCCTTTATTGGTGGTGTTGCTTTGATTTTAGCTACATGGAAAACAAATCTAGTAAATGCCATTTCAGGTGGAATAGCTTTGATTAATGTTTTTAACGTTTCTAAGGAAAAGGAAAAATTGGCCGTCGGTATTGCTGGAACAATAGGGACATTGTTGGCAGTGGTAGGGATACTAAATTTCTTTACACCGATTATGTCGATTTTATCAGCCATGATTCCGCCAGTAGCAGGTGTCATGATCGCATCTTATTGGGTGATGAATAAAGGCGACAAAAATAGCTGGAGGGAAATGGAAGGCGTAAATTGGCTAGGTGTATTTTCATGGCTGGTAGGGGCTGTTATTGCAAGTATTCCTGTTGTTTTATCTTTATTCCCAAGTTTACCCCATGTCTCTAATCAGCCCTTGATCGGGATTATCATTTCATTTGTTATTTATTTTGCCGGGCACCGTATATCTGCCCAAAAGACTGTCATATTGGAGGAAAATAGATGA